The stretch of DNA CAGCGATTCCCTAGAATAGTTTTTCTGCATTCTTGTAAGCGATTTGTTCCGCGACCTCGGCTGGTAATTGGCCAAGCCAATGGCGGGCTTACTGTGCCAGGGCCGGGACTTGCGGCCAGCGAAAGGGCATCCAGGTATCGCTGCCGTAGAGGAAGCGGTCCGGGAAGCGCAGGAGCAACGCTTTCCATTCCGGGTCGATGCTCCCGCCCGTGGCGAGATCGCGATACGACAAATCCGCCCACAACGCGGGATAGCGCGCCATGAATTCTCCAATCTCCTTGGGCGGTGTGCTCATGCCGGCGTGGGCCCAAATGATCCTGGCCTTGGGGTTGAAGGAAAACAGTAAGGCTATGGCCTGCGCATCGCTGTGGGCGTGAAGATGGAGATTGCGCGTAACGGCGAGGTCCACGAGCTGGCGCATCACGGGCGTATCCACCTCATGGCCGTTTACGTGAAACTCCCCAATGCCACGATAAATTCCCCGTTGCAGTTCCTGTTCAAGGAAGGGAATCAATTCCGGGTCCTTGAACCACACCGATCGCTCGGCCGGCCAAGTCTCCAAACTCTTGGTTTTTCGGTATACCCGTAGCTCGGGAACAAACCGTTCCGGTGCGTGGTTGTAGAGCTTGAGAGTACCCTCGATGGGCGTGGAGGAGAGCAACGCTTTCTTCACGCCTGCCCGGTCGAGCAACTCGATCACGGCCTGCGGCGGATATTCCGCCCAGGCATTGCCGCTGTAATGCAGATGGGCATCGAAGAGCGGAAGTTCCCCTGCTAGCGCAGGGGAACTTAGTATCGAGGCGATAAGGAAATATTTCAGCATGGTCTCAATGAAAAATGTAAGCATCCATGGCGAGCATGCCGTAGATCACTTCGTCGACCAAGCGCTCCACTTGGCGCGATTCGCCGTTAGCGCCCATGGCAATGAACAGCGGTAGCAAATGCTCGTCCTCGGGATGCGCCCGCGCGGCGTTGGGTGCCAGCCGCCGGTAATCCATTAGTTCCTCCAAGTTGCGCGCGCCGATCCGGCGCGCGAACCACTCCTGAAATTCGGTGACGTAGGGTTGCGGCGGGCTGTCGAAGCGTTTGCCGCGAAACTCGCTCAGGTTGTGCGTCATGCTGCCCGAGCCGATGATGAGCACGTTCTCATCGCGCAAGGGCGCCAGCGCGCGGCCCACGTGAACCTGGTAGCTTGGATCGCGCTGCGATTGCAGCGAGAGTTGCGCCGCCGGAATGTCCGCCTCGGGAAACAGGAAGCGCAACGGAGACCAGGCGCCATGGTCCAGTCCGCGCATGGGATCGCTTGCGCAGGGAATTCCCGCCGCTTGTAGTAATTCGGTCACGCGCTGTGCCATGGCGGGCGCGCCGGATGCTGGGTAACGTAGCTCATAGAGCGGTGCCGGAAAGCCGTGGAAATCGTGGATGGTTTGCGGGCGGACCGCGCTGCTCACCACCGCCGATGGGGAATCCCAGTGAGGCGAGATAATGAGTATGGATGAGGGCCGTGGCAGGCGCTTGCCCAAGGCGCTCAAGGCCGCGCCCGCAGCGCCGGGCTCAAGCGCCATGGTGGGGGCGCCGTGGGAGACAAATAGAGTGGGTTGCCTAAGTGTGGGTTGCATAATAGTGTGTTGGGCAAATATGCCGAACCAAAATACAGATGAGCAAGTCTAGTGCAGAACTCGCCTATGTGCACCTTCAGTTCATCAAGGCCCGGCCGTGATCTGCTAACCTGCGCCATACATGGACTCGCCAAAGCGTTTTCGAAGAGCATCTAAATTATTTCTCATATTGGTTGCCGCCGTTTTTTCCGTAAACGCCGTGATCCATGCTGCGCAGCCCTTGCCTTGCCCGAGCGCGCCGGCCGCCGGGTCGGTCCTGGCGCTTGCGCAGACCATCGATATCGCCCTGTGCAACAACCCGCGCACCCGCCAATCGTGGATCGCGGCCAAGGTTTCCGCAACCCAGGCGGAGCTGGCGAGAGTGCCCTACCGCCCGCAAGTCACGGGGAACGCCGGTCTTGATCGCTCGGAGACGAGAAACGTCTCCAATCCGGGCGGCGCGACGGATCTCTCGGCGGTGCTCACTCTGAGTTACCTGCTGCTGGATTTCGGCGGGCGCGAGGCCGGCTTGCGGCAGGCACAAGAAGCCTTGACGGCGGCCAATTGGACGCACAGCGCCACGGTGCAGACAGTGATCCTCGGCGCCGTCACCGCGTATTACCAACTGGCCGGTGCGTCGGAAGCACTCCAGTCCGCGCGCGCCGCCGAGCAATCGAGCATGCAAAACTTGGAAGTCGCGCGTGCGCGATTGAAGGCCGGTACCGCCACCCGCGCCGATGTGTTGCAGGCCCAAACGGCGAACTCGCAAGACCGCTTGAATCGCGTCCAATCGGAAGGCGATCTGGCCAATGCGCAAGGCGTGCTGGCGAGCGCGCTGGGAGTGCCGGTGGATCTGGATCTGAAGGTCGTGGCATCGCGGGACTTCGGCGCGGGGGAAGTAGCCGAGCAAAACGTGCCATCCTTGCTCGCCATGGCGAAACAACAGCGGCCCGATCTGGCGGCGGCTCAGGCGCAGATACGCGCTGCCCGCGAGAACGTTAGGATTCAGGAAAGCGCGGGCCGGCCGGTGCTCTCGCTATCGGGTTCCCTAGGTGCCACGCAATCCGCGCCGGGCTCCGATCCTCGCACTGGGGCCGTGGGTTTGTCGCTGAGCGTACCACTCTATACGGGCAAGCGTACGGCCTACCAGAAGTTGCTGGCGGAACAGCAACTAGAAGCCCAGATCGCGGCCACGGACCGCTTGGGGCAAGACGCGGCCCTCGAAGTATGGCGCGCCTATCAAGACTTGCGCACCCAGCGTCAGTCGGTAATGAGCGCGGAGGACTTGGCCAGCAGCGCGCAGGAGTCCTATAACGTGGCGCTGGGGCGGTACAAATCCGGCGTGGGAACGGTGACGGATTTGCTCAACGCCCAAGCTACCCTGGCCAACGCCAACCAGCAAGACATCCAAGCGCGTTACCGGTGGAATTTGGCCAAGTCTTCCCTGGCGCGAGCCTTGGGAATTCTCGACCGCTCCATGTTCGATACCGCCAACACCAGGTGAGCAAGAATTGAATAAGAGACTGCGGTATTACCTGGCGCGACTGGGAGTCCTGGCGTTGGTGATGGGCGCGGCATACATCGCATGGAATTATTGGCGGGCCAGTAATGAAAAATCCATCGAGGAGCGCTACCGTTTCGAAGAGGTGCGCCGCGCGGATTTACTGCAATCGGTCACCGCCAATGGCACGCTCAATCCCCTCACGCTGGTGAGCGTGGGCACGCAAGTGTCCGGTACCGTCGTGGCCTTGCGCGCGGACTTCAACGACAAGGTGGCGCAAGGCCAGACGTTGCTGGAACTCGATGCCACCACGTTTCGCGCGGCGGTGGAGCAAAGCAGCGGGGAAGTGTCCAACATGCGCTCCCAACTCAAGCTGGCCATGGCGGAGGAAGCACGCATGCACCAGCTCTTCTCCCAGGAGTATGTCTCGCGGCAAGAGCTGGAGCGTGCCATACAAGGACGCGAAACCGCGCAGGCTTTGCTGCGCACGGCCCTGGGAAAACTCGCTCGCGACAACGCCAACCTCGCCTACACCGTGATACGTTCCCCGGTATCCGGCGTGGTGGTATCGCGCGAAGTGGACGTTGGCCAGACCGTGGCGGCGAGTTTTCAAACGCCCACCTTGTTCAAGATCGCGAAGGATCTTTCCGTCATGCGGGTGGATTCCAACGTGGCGGAGGCCGACGTGGGCAAGATCCGCGTGGGGCAGGGCGTGCGCTTGACGGTGGATGCCTTCCCCGAGCATAAGTTCGAGGGCGAGGTGCAGCAAATCCGCCTGAACCCCATCACCCAGCAAAACGTGGTGACCTATAACGTGGTGGTGCACGTGCAGAACAAGGATTTGAAGTTGATGCCGGGCATGACCGCCTACCTCAACGTGCAGATCGAGAAGCGCGCGAACGCCCTGCTCGTGCCCAACGCGGCCTTGCGCTTCAAGCCAAGTGCCAAGGAGCGTACCGAGCCGCGTAAGCGCGAAGGCTCCAATCCCGCGGAAAAGCCGCGCGGGCGCCCCACTACTGTCCATGTCTTGCGCCTAGGCAAGCTGGTGCCAGTAACGCTCGCCATCGGCATCGCGGATAGCCGCTTCAGCGAGGTGTTGTCGGGGGATATCGGCGAAGGCGAGCAAGTGGTGGTGGAAGAATTACTCAGCGAACCCAGCGCTGGCGGCGCACCCCAACCCTTCCGCATGCGCGTCTTCTGATGCAGGCGCAGTTGCACCCCGTGGTGCGCGCCGAAGGCGTGCACAAGCAATACGACACGGACGCCGGGCCGCAACCCGTATTGAGGGATGTGAATCTCACCATCATCCCCGGGGAATTCGTGGCCCTGATGGGTCCCTCGGGTTCCGGCAAGACCACCTTCATGAACATTCTGGGGTGCCTCGATACGCCCACGCAAGGACGTTACTGGTTGGATGGCCAGGACACCGCGTCCTTGACTCACGACCGCATGGCCGGCCTTAGAAACCGCTTCATCGGCTTCGTGTTTCAAGGGTTCAACTTGCTCCCCAGAGTGAACTTGCGGGATAACGTGGCCTTACCGCTGCTTTACTCCGGCATGCCGCGCGTAGAGCGCCAGTTGATAGCGGTGCAAATGCTCAAGCGCGTGGGGCTGGAGCGTTACGCCGAGTATTTTCCCAACCACATTTCCGGCGGCCAGCAGCAAAGGGTTGCCATCGCCCGTGCCTTGGCCAACTCGCCGAAATTGCTCTTGGCCGACGAGCCCACGGGTAACCTCGATACGCACACCAGCGGTGAGATCATGGATCTGTTCACGGAACTCAACGCCAGCATGGGATTGAGCGTGGTGTTGGTTACCCACGAAGCGGACATCGCCCGCCGCGCCCGGCGCCTGGTGAATTTCGTGGACGGGCGCATCGCCTACGACGGGCCCAAGGAGGAATTCGTGCGCAGGATGGAATGGGCGCGGGCATGATCTTCAGCCTACTGCGCGAAGCGCTGCGCAGCATGGCGGGAAACCGCATGCGCACCTTCCTCACCATGCTGGGACTGGTGATCGGCGTGGGCGCGGTGGTGTTGATGGCGGCCATCGGCGCGGGCGCCCAAAGCCAAGTGGAACTCGCTATCCAGAGCATGGGAAGCAATTTGTTCATCGTGCTTCCCGGTTCCTCGACGGCCAGCGGAGTACGCAGCGGCAGCGGCGGTGCGAGCACCCTAACGGGAGCCGATGCCCAGGCCATCGCGGAACTCCCCGCGGTGGCGGCGGTGGCGCCGCTCTTTCCTGGGTCTGGCCAAGTGGTTTACGGGGCGGCCAACTGGAGCACCCAAGTGCTGGGAGTGACGCCGTCGTATTTCGAGGTGCGCGGCTGGCGCATCGAACAAGGCTATGCCTTCGCCGATACGGATTTGCGCGCCATGGCCAGGGTGGCCTTGTTGGGGGGGACGGTGGCGCGCCAGTTATTCGGCGAGGAATCGCCCGTGGGTAAGACCGTTCGCATTCGCAACGCACCCTTCACCGTCGTGGGCACCTTGGCGGCGAAGGGGCAAAGCTTCGACGGGCGCGACCAGGACGACACCGTGCTGGTGCCACTCACCACCGCGCGGCGCAAACTCTTCGGCTCGCCATTTCCCGACGCCGTGCGCATGATCATGGTGCAAGCGGTTTCCGGTGACACGATGGCGAGTGCCGAACGCTCCATGGGTGGGCTGTTACGCGAGCGTCATCGCATCCCCCCGCAAGGAGAGCCCGATTTCATGATCCGAAATTTGAGCGCGGCGGCCGATGTTCAGGCGCAAACCACGAAGGTCATGT from Betaproteobacteria bacterium encodes:
- a CDS encoding efflux RND transporter periplasmic adaptor subunit → MGAAYIAWNYWRASNEKSIEERYRFEEVRRADLLQSVTANGTLNPLTLVSVGTQVSGTVVALRADFNDKVAQGQTLLELDATTFRAAVEQSSGEVSNMRSQLKLAMAEEARMHQLFSQEYVSRQELERAIQGRETAQALLRTALGKLARDNANLAYTVIRSPVSGVVVSREVDVGQTVAASFQTPTLFKIAKDLSVMRVDSNVAEADVGKIRVGQGVRLTVDAFPEHKFEGEVQQIRLNPITQQNVVTYNVVVHVQNKDLKLMPGMTAYLNVQIEKRANALLVPNAALRFKPSAKERTEPRKREGSNPAEKPRGRPTTVHVLRLGKLVPVTLAIGIADSRFSEVLSGDIGEGEQVVVEELLSEPSAGGAPQPFRMRVF
- a CDS encoding amidohydrolase, with protein sequence MLTFFIETMLKYFLIASILSSPALAGELPLFDAHLHYSGNAWAEYPPQAVIELLDRAGVKKALLSSTPIEGTLKLYNHAPERFVPELRVYRKTKSLETWPAERSVWFKDPELIPFLEQELQRGIYRGIGEFHVNGHEVDTPVMRQLVDLAVTRNLHLHAHSDAQAIALLFSFNPKARIIWAHAGMSTPPKEIGEFMARYPALWADLSYRDLATGGSIDPEWKALLLRFPDRFLYGSDTWMPFRWPQVPALAQ
- a CDS encoding dioxygenase; protein product: MQPTLRQPTLFVSHGAPTMALEPGAAGAALSALGKRLPRPSSILIISPHWDSPSAVVSSAVRPQTIHDFHGFPAPLYELRYPASGAPAMAQRVTELLQAAGIPCASDPMRGLDHGAWSPLRFLFPEADIPAAQLSLQSQRDPSYQVHVGRALAPLRDENVLIIGSGSMTHNLSEFRGKRFDSPPQPYVTEFQEWFARRIGARNLEELMDYRRLAPNAARAHPEDEHLLPLFIAMGANGESRQVERLVDEVIYGMLAMDAYIFH
- a CDS encoding ABC transporter ATP-binding protein, translated to MQAQLHPVVRAEGVHKQYDTDAGPQPVLRDVNLTIIPGEFVALMGPSGSGKTTFMNILGCLDTPTQGRYWLDGQDTASLTHDRMAGLRNRFIGFVFQGFNLLPRVNLRDNVALPLLYSGMPRVERQLIAVQMLKRVGLERYAEYFPNHISGGQQQRVAIARALANSPKLLLADEPTGNLDTHTSGEIMDLFTELNASMGLSVVLVTHEADIARRARRLVNFVDGRIAYDGPKEEFVRRMEWARA
- a CDS encoding FtsX-like permease family protein, coding for MIFSLLREALRSMAGNRMRTFLTMLGLVIGVGAVVLMAAIGAGAQSQVELAIQSMGSNLFIVLPGSSTASGVRSGSGGASTLTGADAQAIAELPAVAAVAPLFPGSGQVVYGAANWSTQVLGVTPSYFEVRGWRIEQGYAFADTDLRAMARVALLGGTVARQLFGEESPVGKTVRIRNAPFTVVGTLAAKGQSFDGRDQDDTVLVPLTTARRKLFGSPFPDAVRMIMVQAVSGDTMASAERSMGGLLRERHRIPPQGEPDFMIRNLSAAADVQAQTTKVMSMMLGAVASISLVVGGIGIMNIMLVSVTERTREIGIRMAVGARRRDVLLQFLLEALVVSVMGGVIGVGLGIGCAYLVSQTAGTFVVVTLASVALAFAVAAAVGVFFGFYPARKASLLKPIEALRYQ
- a CDS encoding TolC family protein, with protein sequence MDSPKRFRRASKLFLILVAAVFSVNAVIHAAQPLPCPSAPAAGSVLALAQTIDIALCNNPRTRQSWIAAKVSATQAELARVPYRPQVTGNAGLDRSETRNVSNPGGATDLSAVLTLSYLLLDFGGREAGLRQAQEALTAANWTHSATVQTVILGAVTAYYQLAGASEALQSARAAEQSSMQNLEVARARLKAGTATRADVLQAQTANSQDRLNRVQSEGDLANAQGVLASALGVPVDLDLKVVASRDFGAGEVAEQNVPSLLAMAKQQRPDLAAAQAQIRAARENVRIQESAGRPVLSLSGSLGATQSAPGSDPRTGAVGLSLSVPLYTGKRTAYQKLLAEQQLEAQIAATDRLGQDAALEVWRAYQDLRTQRQSVMSAEDLASSAQESYNVALGRYKSGVGTVTDLLNAQATLANANQQDIQARYRWNLAKSSLARALGILDRSMFDTANTR